The following are encoded together in the Rhizobium tumorigenes genome:
- a CDS encoding SDR family oxidoreductase, with translation MHTMIFGCGYSGTAIAKSFSGPQNTVVGTTRTEEKRLGLERQGISGLLFDGEMLDPRLLDEMRKTTHLVQSIAPGQAGDPLIRLAGERIATLMPDLQWIGYLSTVGVYGDHKGAWIDEDTSIRPVSDRSVERVAAEDGWMSIGDKLGVPTAVLRLSGIYGPGRNAFCNLEKGTARRLVKPGQVFNRIRVEDIGAASRFLADRGIGGIFNVTDDEPAPPQDIVAEAAKLMGIAPPPETPFETAELSPMARSFYGENKRVSNGRLKALDFHFSHPEYRASLAELWSSGRWRG, from the coding sequence ATGCACACAATGATTTTCGGCTGCGGCTATTCCGGCACAGCCATCGCCAAAAGTTTTTCGGGCCCGCAAAACACCGTCGTCGGTACGACACGCACAGAGGAAAAGCGCTTGGGCCTTGAACGGCAAGGCATTTCGGGCCTGTTGTTCGACGGCGAAATGCTGGACCCGCGCCTTCTCGACGAAATGAGGAAGACGACACACCTCGTGCAGTCGATTGCGCCCGGGCAGGCGGGGGATCCACTGATTCGGCTGGCGGGCGAGCGCATCGCGACGCTGATGCCCGACCTGCAATGGATCGGCTACCTTTCGACCGTCGGCGTCTATGGTGACCACAAGGGTGCATGGATCGACGAGGATACGTCGATAAGGCCGGTGTCCGACCGATCCGTCGAGCGGGTGGCTGCCGAGGACGGATGGATGTCCATCGGCGACAAACTCGGGGTGCCGACAGCCGTGCTGCGGCTCTCCGGTATCTATGGTCCAGGCCGCAACGCCTTTTGCAATCTCGAAAAGGGCACGGCGCGCAGGCTCGTGAAACCGGGCCAGGTATTCAATCGCATCCGCGTTGAAGACATCGGCGCCGCCAGCCGTTTCCTCGCAGATCGCGGCATTGGCGGCATCTTCAATGTCACCGACGACGAACCCGCCCCACCGCAGGACATCGTGGCGGAAGCGGCAAAGCTCATGGGCATTGCCCCGCCGCCGGAAACACCGTTCGAGACGGCCGAACTATCCCCCATGGCGAGGTCCTTCTATGGCGAGAACAAGCGTGTATCGAATGGCCGGCTGAAGGCGCTGGACTTCCACTTCAGCCATCCCGAGTACCGCGCATCGCTTGCCGAACTCTGGTCATCTGGTCGTTGGCGCGGCTGA
- the queG gene encoding tRNA epoxyqueuosine(34) reductase QueG — MPEATENPSTRPDKAAGRSLKTFLQEEARRLGFDLCRITGPDSIQQAGPRLGIYLDEGFHGTMDWMAETRERRASPAALWSDVRSVVVFGLNYGPDEDPRGILGKPDKAAISVYARNRDYHDVIKGRLKEIATRFAARSKEDVKVFVDTAPVMEKPLAAAAGLGWQGKHTNLVSRTHGSWLFLGSMFTTADLGSDEPESDHCGSCTACLTACPTDAFPAPYQLDARRCISYLTIEHKGPIDRQLRPLIGNHIYGCDDCLAACPWNKFAASASEMKLVAREDLREPSIAFLLGLDDATFRSFFSGSPIKRIGRDRFTRNVLIAAGNSHDGTLIEPCRRLADDSAPIVRGMAAWALGRLMTAGEFARFAAERPDDLDEEVREEWRAARMMSCTQ, encoded by the coding sequence ATGCCGGAGGCGACCGAAAATCCGTCGACAAGGCCCGACAAGGCGGCGGGCCGAAGCCTGAAGACATTCCTGCAGGAGGAAGCGCGACGACTGGGGTTCGATCTCTGTCGGATTACCGGTCCGGACTCCATTCAGCAGGCCGGCCCGCGGCTCGGCATATACCTCGACGAAGGTTTCCACGGAACGATGGACTGGATGGCGGAGACACGGGAGCGTCGGGCAAGTCCGGCTGCTCTCTGGTCGGACGTGCGCTCGGTCGTCGTATTCGGACTGAACTACGGGCCGGACGAAGATCCACGCGGCATCCTTGGCAAGCCGGACAAGGCTGCGATTTCGGTCTATGCCCGCAACCGCGATTATCACGACGTCATCAAGGGGCGGCTGAAGGAGATTGCCACCCGTTTCGCAGCGCGCTCGAAGGAAGACGTCAAAGTCTTCGTCGACACCGCGCCGGTTATGGAAAAGCCGCTGGCGGCAGCAGCCGGGCTGGGCTGGCAGGGAAAACACACCAACCTCGTCAGTCGTACGCATGGCTCCTGGCTGTTTCTCGGCTCGATGTTCACCACGGCAGACCTTGGCAGCGACGAGCCGGAGAGCGACCACTGCGGTTCGTGCACCGCCTGTCTTACGGCCTGCCCCACCGATGCCTTTCCGGCTCCCTATCAGCTCGACGCCCGCCGCTGCATTTCCTACCTGACAATCGAGCACAAAGGGCCGATCGACAGACAACTGCGGCCGCTGATCGGCAACCACATCTATGGCTGCGACGACTGCCTCGCCGCCTGCCCCTGGAACAAGTTTGCAGCAAGCGCCTCCGAGATGAAGCTGGTGGCACGGGAAGATCTGCGGGAGCCGTCGATCGCCTTCCTGCTTGGCCTTGACGACGCAACCTTCCGCAGCTTTTTCAGCGGCTCGCCCATCAAGCGCATCGGCCGCGACAGGTTTACGCGTAACGTTCTGATCGCTGCCGGCAATTCGCACGACGGGACATTGATCGAGCCATGCCGGCGGCTTGCCGACGACAGCGCGCCCATCGTGCGCGGCATGGCGGCCTGGGCCCTGGGCCGACTGATGACGGCTGGCGAGTTTGCGCGATTTGCGGCAGAAAGGCCGGACGATCTCGACGAAGAGGTGCGCGAGGAGTGGCGCGCTGCAAGGATGATGTCATGCACACAATGA
- a CDS encoding glutathione S-transferase family protein: MPTLYHHSMSSASRFVRLILSEYGFHADLIEEQTWEKRHDFLALNPAGTLPVYVDDSMRALCGATVISEYLDETHGVLKRDRRLLAEDPFQRAEIRRLTEWFLLKMEQDVTRPLARERVYKLQMTAAQGGGAPDSKMMRTARANIRQHLKYVTWLAGSRQWLAGERMSYADLAAASSISVLDYMGEIAWAEVPIVKDWYQRLKSRPSFRPLLTERVRGLSPVSHYTDLDF, translated from the coding sequence ATGCCGACTCTCTATCATCATTCCATGTCATCCGCGTCTCGCTTCGTGCGCCTGATCCTGTCGGAATACGGGTTCCATGCAGATCTGATCGAAGAACAGACCTGGGAAAAGCGTCATGATTTCCTGGCGCTCAACCCGGCCGGGACACTGCCGGTCTATGTCGACGACAGCATGCGGGCATTGTGCGGCGCTACCGTCATTTCGGAATATCTCGACGAGACGCATGGTGTGCTGAAACGCGACCGGCGCCTGCTTGCCGAAGACCCCTTCCAGCGCGCCGAAATCCGCCGGCTGACGGAATGGTTTCTTCTAAAAATGGAGCAAGACGTAACACGGCCTCTCGCGCGCGAACGGGTCTACAAGTTGCAGATGACGGCGGCCCAAGGCGGCGGCGCTCCCGATTCGAAAATGATGCGGACAGCCCGCGCCAATATTCGCCAGCACCTGAAATACGTGACCTGGCTTGCAGGTTCGCGCCAGTGGCTGGCTGGCGAGCGGATGAGCTACGCCGATCTCGCCGCCGCATCTTCGATCTCCGTACTCGACTACATGGGTGAGATCGCCTGGGCCGAGGTGCCGATCGTCAAGGACTGGTACCAGCGCCTGAAATCGCGGCCTTCCTTCCGGCCCCTGCTCACCGAGCGCGTCCGCGGCCTTTCGCCGGTCTCCCATTATACAGACCTGGACTTCTAA
- a CDS encoding undecaprenyl-diphosphate phosphatase, producing MDYINAALLGIIEGITEFLPISSTGHLIIAEQWLGARSELFNIVIQAGAILAVTFIYWRRLMDLVLGWRDPRNRSYAAKLIVAFLITAVLGLIVKKLGFELPETVTPIAWALIVGGIWMIFAEWAAARRPQYKSITWYVAILVGIAQIVAGIFPGTSRSGATIFVAMLAGTGNRAAATEFAFLVGIPTMYAASGYELLKTFKDGGAAGEDWGALAIAFIVSTVVAFVAVKWLLSYIQSNRFTVFAVYRIILGAILLGLVAGGIVR from the coding sequence ATGGACTACATCAATGCTGCGCTTCTTGGCATTATAGAGGGTATCACCGAGTTTCTGCCGATCTCGAGCACCGGCCACCTGATCATCGCCGAGCAATGGCTCGGCGCCCGGTCGGAACTTTTCAATATCGTCATCCAGGCTGGTGCCATTCTCGCCGTGACTTTCATCTACTGGCGCCGGTTGATGGATCTGGTGCTCGGCTGGCGGGATCCACGCAACCGCTCCTATGCCGCCAAGCTGATCGTCGCCTTCCTGATCACTGCGGTGCTAGGGCTGATCGTCAAGAAGTTGGGCTTCGAATTGCCTGAAACAGTGACGCCAATCGCCTGGGCACTGATCGTCGGCGGCATCTGGATGATCTTTGCCGAGTGGGCTGCAGCCCGTCGGCCACAATACAAGAGCATCACCTGGTACGTGGCGATCCTCGTCGGCATCGCCCAGATCGTCGCCGGCATCTTTCCCGGCACGTCGCGCTCGGGTGCAACGATCTTCGTTGCCATGCTGGCCGGTACCGGCAATCGTGCCGCCGCGACCGAATTTGCGTTCCTGGTCGGTATTCCGACGATGTATGCGGCCAGTGGCTATGAGTTGCTGAAGACATTCAAGGACGGCGGAGCGGCAGGCGAGGATTGGGGCGCTCTGGCGATTGCCTTCATCGTCTCGACGGTCGTCGCCTTCGTCGCCGTCAAGTGGCTGCTCTCTTACATCCAGAGCAACCGGTTCACGGTGTTTGCCGTGTATCGCATCATTCTCGGCGCGATCCTGCTCGGTCTGGTAGCAGGTGGCATCGTCCGCTGA
- a CDS encoding complex I NDUFA9 subunit family protein, translating into MTLSNLPPLVTVFGGSGFVGRHVVRVLAKRGYRIRVAVRRPDLAGFLLTAGNVGQISAVQANLRYRDSVDRAVEGAQFVVNCVGILSESGRNTFDAVQEFGGRAIGEATRAVGAKLTHISAIGANGGSASSYGRTKGKAEAAVLSIVPESIILRPSIVFGPEDGFFNKFADMSRLAPALPLIGGGKTKFQPVYVEDVAEAVGRAVDGKLTPGTIYELGGPEVLSFRECLETILKVVNRKRPLVSIPFGVASMIGSVASMIPLITPPITPDQVTLLKVDNIVSPEAEAEGRTLAAMGIRPTMLTSVLPSYLVRFRPHGQFSGTGKAA; encoded by the coding sequence ATGACACTGTCCAACCTGCCGCCGCTTGTCACTGTGTTCGGAGGGTCCGGTTTCGTCGGGCGGCATGTCGTGCGGGTGTTGGCGAAACGCGGTTATCGGATCCGCGTCGCGGTCAGGCGGCCGGATCTTGCAGGCTTCCTGCTGACTGCCGGCAATGTCGGACAGATTTCTGCCGTACAGGCCAACCTGCGCTATCGCGACTCTGTCGACCGCGCCGTCGAAGGCGCGCAGTTCGTCGTCAACTGCGTAGGCATCCTGTCGGAGAGCGGTCGCAACACGTTCGACGCCGTGCAGGAGTTTGGCGGCCGGGCGATTGGCGAGGCCACCCGCGCAGTCGGTGCCAAGCTCACCCATATCTCGGCGATTGGAGCCAACGGTGGCTCAGCCTCTTCCTATGGCCGCACCAAGGGCAAGGCGGAAGCAGCAGTGCTGTCGATCGTGCCGGAATCAATCATTCTTCGGCCGTCTATTGTTTTCGGACCGGAGGACGGCTTCTTCAACAAGTTTGCCGATATGTCACGCCTGGCGCCTGCTCTGCCCCTTATTGGCGGCGGCAAGACGAAGTTTCAGCCGGTCTATGTCGAGGATGTTGCCGAGGCCGTCGGCCGCGCGGTCGATGGCAAGCTGACACCGGGTACGATCTACGAACTGGGCGGCCCCGAAGTGCTGAGCTTCCGCGAATGTCTCGAGACCATCCTCAAAGTCGTCAACCGCAAGCGGCCGCTGGTGTCTATCCCGTTCGGTGTCGCCTCGATGATCGGCAGCGTCGCCTCGATGATACCGTTGATCACGCCACCGATTACCCCGGACCAGGTGACGCTGCTGAAGGTCGACAATATCGTGTCGCCGGAGGCAGAGGCTGAAGGCCGGACATTGGCCGCGATGGGCATCCGCCCGACCATGCTGACCTCGGTGCTTCCCTCCTATCTGGTGCGCTTTCGTCCTCACGGGCAATTCTCCGGAACCGGCAAAGCCGCCTGA
- the apnL gene encoding D-apionate lactonase encodes MSGGRGQEDAFTLYGTNRSEALPVRLTAGRLTADLAGGNLRTVSYDGVEVLRGVAFLVRDRDWGTYDPSIENLVIDQQTDGFAVSYLATCVGPDDTDLRILVTISADAGGQLRFDAEAVSKSGFETSRCGFCILHPIVGLAGRPVTVTHVDGSVETSTFPDLIEPWQPFMAMRAITHEVIPYVTAECRMEGDTFEMEDQRNWSDASYKTYVRPLALPWPYRIEAGEPVHQRVVLTVTDLKKAAQGTGLAPAAVIRLVCGPASGKMPAIGLVITPEEAAATLEAGMQFNAIGAQDLLFHFDPLVGHGRSALADFADMTNLHHGWTTMEIAVPCRAAVSDELSEIAGWMRDAGFSPDAVVVSPSIDRQSTPPGSPWPDCPPLETVYSAARAAFPGARLGGGMLSYFTELNRKRVPAEQLDFITHCTNPIVHAADDLSVMQTLEALPFITRSVRAIYEDKPYRIGPSTIPMRQNPYGSRTMDNPSGARMAMANSDPRHNADFAAAFALGYAARVVEAGLECLTLSALTGPVGLIAGRGEPVPEGGLRPLHRVVQGLAALFGSRWIQCISSAPDKVLGLAVSTPHGKRLLWIANLTPYVQTVEAGPDIVELPPFGIRKVGWMG; translated from the coding sequence ATGAGCGGCGGCAGAGGGCAGGAAGATGCCTTTACCCTCTACGGCACCAACCGGAGCGAGGCCCTGCCCGTTCGCCTGACGGCCGGGCGGCTGACGGCGGATCTGGCCGGCGGCAACCTGCGCACTGTCAGCTATGACGGCGTCGAAGTGCTTAGGGGCGTCGCGTTCCTGGTGCGCGACCGCGACTGGGGGACCTACGATCCCAGTATCGAGAACCTCGTCATCGATCAGCAAACGGACGGTTTTGCAGTCAGCTACTTAGCCACATGCGTCGGTCCTGATGATACCGACCTCCGCATTCTCGTGACCATCTCAGCCGATGCCGGCGGACAGCTCCGATTTGATGCCGAGGCTGTCTCGAAGAGCGGCTTCGAGACCTCCCGCTGCGGCTTCTGCATCCTCCATCCCATTGTTGGCCTTGCCGGTAGGCCGGTGACTGTCACCCATGTGGACGGCAGCGTGGAGACATCGACCTTTCCCGACCTCATCGAGCCCTGGCAACCATTCATGGCCATGCGCGCGATCACCCATGAGGTTATCCCATATGTGACCGCCGAATGCCGGATGGAAGGCGATACGTTCGAGATGGAAGACCAGCGCAACTGGTCCGACGCCTCCTACAAGACCTATGTGCGGCCGCTTGCGCTGCCATGGCCGTACCGGATCGAGGCCGGCGAGCCGGTGCATCAGCGCGTCGTGCTGACGGTCACGGATCTCAAAAAAGCGGCTCAAGGAACAGGTTTAGCACCTGCTGCCGTCATCCGACTGGTTTGCGGCCCTGCGTCCGGGAAAATGCCTGCCATCGGACTCGTCATAACGCCCGAGGAAGCGGCTGCCACACTTGAGGCGGGCATGCAGTTCAATGCCATCGGCGCACAGGACCTGCTGTTCCACTTCGATCCGTTGGTAGGTCACGGCAGAAGCGCGCTTGCAGACTTTGCCGACATGACCAACCTGCACCACGGCTGGACCACGATGGAGATCGCGGTTCCATGCCGTGCGGCCGTGTCAGACGAGTTGTCAGAGATTGCGGGATGGATGCGCGATGCCGGCTTTTCGCCGGACGCCGTCGTCGTCTCGCCCTCCATCGACCGGCAGTCGACGCCTCCGGGAAGCCCGTGGCCGGATTGCCCGCCACTGGAGACAGTTTACAGCGCTGCCCGCGCCGCGTTTCCGGGAGCCCGTCTTGGCGGAGGCATGCTCAGCTATTTCACAGAGCTCAACCGCAAGCGGGTACCGGCCGAACAACTCGACTTCATTACGCATTGCACCAATCCGATCGTTCATGCCGCAGACGATCTCAGCGTCATGCAGACGCTCGAAGCGCTGCCCTTCATCACCCGGTCGGTTCGGGCGATCTATGAGGATAAACCATACCGTATCGGCCCCTCGACCATTCCCATGCGCCAGAACCCCTATGGGAGCCGGACGATGGATAATCCATCTGGCGCACGGATGGCGATGGCCAACAGCGACCCGCGCCACAATGCCGATTTCGCTGCGGCTTTTGCGCTTGGGTATGCGGCGCGTGTGGTGGAGGCCGGGCTCGAGTGCCTGACCCTTTCGGCGCTGACAGGTCCAGTCGGGCTGATCGCCGGCCGGGGCGAACCCGTTCCCGAAGGCGGCTTGCGACCGCTGCACAGGGTCGTACAGGGTCTGGCGGCGCTCTTTGGCAGCCGTTGGATCCAATGCATTTCAAGCGCACCGGACAAGGTTCTGGGGCTTGCCGTCAGTACCCCACATGGCAAGAGGCTGTTGTGGATCGCAAACCTTACGCCGTACGTCCAGACCGTCGAAGCAGGTCCCGACATTGTGGAGTTGCCACCCTTTGGTATCCGCAAGGTAGGGTGGATGGGCTAG
- a CDS encoding Gfo/Idh/MocA family protein, protein MTELRGALIGCGFFAVNQMHAWGDVTGAGIVAICDRDPERLKVVGDQFGISRRYSDAAQMFADGGFDFVDIATTVSSHRALVELAASHKVPAICQKPFAKTLNDAKAMVAACAKAGVPLMVHENFRWQTPIQAVRRALDSGVIGAPFWGRLSFRSGYDVFSGQPYLADGERFIIEDLGIHTLDIARFLLGDVKAMTARTKRVNPRIKGEDVATMMLDHEGGVTSIVDVSYATKQSVESFPETLVEIDGSAGSLRLSQGYRLEVTGTEGTEVSDVSPNQLSWASRPWHNIQESVRAIQQHWVAQLATGGETSTSGADNLKTFALVEAAYESAASGKTVDVGAMLK, encoded by the coding sequence ATGACGGAATTGCGCGGTGCCCTGATCGGTTGCGGTTTCTTTGCGGTGAACCAGATGCATGCCTGGGGTGATGTGACCGGTGCCGGCATCGTTGCCATCTGCGACCGCGATCCGGAGCGGCTGAAAGTCGTCGGCGACCAGTTCGGTATCTCCCGGCGCTACAGCGACGCGGCTCAAATGTTTGCCGATGGCGGTTTCGATTTCGTCGATATCGCCACTACCGTGTCCAGCCACCGGGCGCTGGTCGAGCTGGCTGCTAGCCACAAAGTGCCGGCGATCTGCCAGAAGCCGTTTGCAAAGACGCTCAACGATGCCAAGGCGATGGTCGCGGCCTGTGCCAAGGCAGGCGTGCCGTTGATGGTGCATGAGAATTTTCGCTGGCAGACGCCGATTCAGGCGGTGCGCAGGGCGCTCGATTCAGGCGTCATCGGTGCGCCGTTCTGGGGCCGACTATCGTTCCGCTCGGGTTACGACGTCTTCTCCGGCCAGCCTTATCTGGCCGACGGCGAGCGCTTCATCATCGAGGATCTCGGCATCCACACACTGGACATCGCGCGTTTCCTGCTCGGCGACGTCAAGGCGATGACGGCGCGCACCAAACGCGTGAACCCTCGGATCAAGGGCGAGGACGTCGCCACGATGATGCTCGACCACGAGGGTGGCGTCACATCGATCGTCGACGTCAGCTATGCGACGAAGCAGTCCGTTGAGTCATTCCCGGAAACGCTGGTCGAGATCGACGGCAGCGCGGGTTCTCTCCGGCTTTCGCAGGGTTACCGGCTGGAAGTCACAGGCACAGAGGGCACAGAGGTCAGCGATGTCTCTCCGAACCAGCTTTCCTGGGCATCGCGGCCCTGGCACAATATCCAGGAAAGCGTGCGGGCCATCCAACAGCACTGGGTCGCGCAACTGGCAACAGGCGGCGAGACATCGACATCGGGAGCCGATAATCTGAAGACTTTCGCGCTCGTCGAGGCTGCATATGAAAGCGCCGCCAGCGGCAAGACCGTCGATGTCGGAGCGATGCTGAAATGA
- a CDS encoding ABC transporter permease has product MTADTSSSTPAVKRSSGSALLTIMKLRTFIALFAVLIFFAFAAPNFTSTANMILMSKHVALNAFLAMGMTFVIITGGIDLSVGSIVGLCGMVAGALILNGVDLPMGYTVYFNLFEIVLITLAVGIAIGLINGLLITKLNVAPFIATLGTLYVARGLALLSSDGQTFPNLSGRPEYATTGFDFFGAGRILGLPVSIWILIFLALAAAYVARSTPIGRHIFAVGGNERAARMSGVRVDLVKIFVYMFSGLCAAIVGIVISSELMAAHPATGESFELNAIAAAVLGGTSMSGGRGTIGGTIVGAFVIGILSDGLVMMGVSSFWQMVIKGLVIIIAVVVDQAQRKLQQRVTLMQMAKAG; this is encoded by the coding sequence ATGACAGCGGACACCTCCTCCTCTACACCGGCTGTCAAGCGCTCGAGCGGCTCGGCTCTTCTGACAATCATGAAACTGCGCACCTTCATCGCGCTGTTTGCCGTGTTGATCTTCTTTGCCTTCGCGGCCCCGAATTTCACCTCCACCGCCAACATGATCCTGATGTCGAAGCATGTCGCCCTCAACGCCTTCCTGGCGATGGGGATGACGTTCGTCATCATCACCGGCGGCATCGACCTGTCGGTCGGTTCGATCGTCGGGCTCTGCGGGATGGTGGCGGGCGCGCTGATCCTCAACGGCGTCGACCTGCCGATGGGCTACACCGTCTATTTCAACCTGTTCGAGATCGTGCTGATCACGCTTGCCGTCGGCATTGCAATCGGCCTGATCAACGGATTGCTGATCACCAAGCTGAACGTCGCGCCGTTCATCGCCACGCTCGGCACGCTCTATGTCGCCCGCGGCCTGGCGCTGCTATCGTCGGACGGACAGACGTTTCCAAACCTCTCGGGCCGGCCTGAATACGCGACAACCGGCTTCGACTTTTTCGGTGCCGGCCGCATTCTCGGCCTGCCCGTCTCCATCTGGATCCTGATCTTTCTGGCGCTGGCTGCCGCCTACGTCGCCCGCTCGACACCTATCGGCCGCCACATCTTTGCAGTCGGCGGCAACGAGCGCGCTGCTCGGATGTCCGGGGTCAGGGTCGATCTGGTGAAGATCTTCGTCTATATGTTCTCCGGCCTCTGCGCGGCGATCGTCGGCATCGTCATCTCTTCGGAGCTGATGGCGGCGCATCCGGCAACCGGCGAGAGTTTCGAGCTCAATGCCATCGCGGCGGCGGTCCTTGGCGGGACCTCGATGTCAGGCGGACGCGGCACGATCGGCGGCACCATCGTCGGGGCCTTCGTCATCGGCATCCTCTCCGACGGCCTTGTGATGATGGGCGTTTCGTCCTTTTGGCAAATGGTCATCAAGGGGCTGGTCATCATCATCGCCGTGGTCGTCGACCAGGCACAGCGTAAATTGCAGCAGCGGGTGACCCTAATGCAGATGGCAAAGGCGGGCTGA
- a CDS encoding sugar ABC transporter ATP-binding protein — MEALTPDDIILRLDDVTKVYSGIVAVKRANLELRRGAVNVLVGENGAGKSTLMKIIAGVEKPTIGRIILDGKPIHFDSPADAQANGIGMIFQELNLFANLTVAENIFATREITRGIFGIDHKAQVAKANQYLKKLDAGIDAETMVEDLPIGQQQLVEIAKAISLNARILIMDEPTSALSAAEVDILFKVIAELKAEGVAIVYISHRLEELMRIGDYITVLRDGQITGQAMVKDIDTKWIVRSMIGSDAKDFAKADGHAMGKEMFRADGITMPRATGGLAVDNVSLSVQAGEILGIYGLMGAGRSEFFECIMGRHPHSTGEIFIDGKQVRERDTTRRIRRGLALIPEDRQREGLVPILSIASNLTLASLGRFKRFFHINANAEKQAIRDSIRELSIKAPNPDFEITSMSGGNQQKVVIGKALMTNPKVLLMDEPSRGIDVGAKADVFRTMRRLAGEGLAILFSTSDLEEVMALSDRIAVLSNGKLVAIFNRDDATEEAIIAASAKGHGHTRELAS, encoded by the coding sequence ATGGAAGCGCTCACCCCGGACGATATCATCCTGCGGCTTGACGATGTGACGAAGGTCTATTCCGGCATCGTTGCCGTCAAGCGCGCCAATCTGGAACTCAGGCGCGGCGCCGTTAATGTGCTGGTTGGGGAGAACGGCGCCGGAAAATCGACGCTGATGAAGATCATCGCCGGCGTCGAAAAGCCGACCATCGGCCGTATCATCCTCGACGGCAAGCCGATCCATTTCGACAGTCCTGCCGACGCCCAGGCGAACGGCATCGGCATGATTTTCCAGGAACTCAATCTTTTTGCCAACCTCACGGTTGCCGAGAACATCTTTGCCACGCGCGAGATCACCCGCGGCATCTTCGGCATCGACCACAAGGCGCAGGTCGCAAAGGCCAACCAGTACCTGAAGAAGCTGGACGCCGGGATCGATGCGGAAACGATGGTCGAGGACCTGCCGATCGGCCAGCAGCAACTGGTGGAAATCGCCAAGGCGATCTCGCTCAATGCCCGCATCCTGATCATGGATGAGCCGACCTCGGCCCTGTCGGCGGCCGAAGTCGACATCCTGTTCAAGGTCATCGCCGAACTGAAAGCCGAGGGAGTGGCAATCGTCTACATCTCGCACCGGCTGGAAGAGCTGATGCGCATCGGCGATTACATCACAGTACTGCGCGATGGCCAGATTACCGGCCAGGCGATGGTGAAGGACATCGACACCAAATGGATCGTCCGGTCGATGATCGGTTCGGACGCAAAGGACTTTGCCAAAGCCGATGGCCACGCGATGGGCAAGGAGATGTTTCGCGCCGATGGCATCACCATGCCACGCGCCACCGGCGGACTTGCCGTCGACAATGTGTCCCTGAGCGTCCAGGCCGGCGAAATTCTCGGCATCTATGGCCTGATGGGCGCCGGACGCAGTGAATTCTTCGAATGCATCATGGGGCGCCACCCCCATTCGACCGGTGAGATTTTTATCGACGGCAAGCAGGTGCGCGAGCGCGATACCACCCGGCGTATCCGCCGGGGCCTGGCGTTGATCCCGGAAGACCGGCAGCGCGAGGGGCTGGTGCCGATACTGTCTATTGCCAGCAACCTGACGCTTGCGAGCCTGGGGCGTTTCAAAAGGTTTTTCCATATCAATGCCAATGCCGAGAAGCAGGCGATCCGCGACAGCATCCGCGAGCTATCCATCAAGGCACCCAATCCGGATTTCGAAATCACCTCGATGTCAGGCGGGAACCAGCAGAAGGTGGTCATCGGCAAGGCTCTGATGACCAATCCGAAGGTACTTTTGATGGACGAGCCGAGCCGCGGCATCGACGTCGGCGCCAAGGCGGACGTCTTCCGCACCATGCGGCGGCTGGCTGGCGAAGGGCTGGCCATCCTGTTTTCGACCTCCGACCTCGAAGAGGTCATGGCGCTTTCCGACCGTATCGCAGTGCTCAGCAACGGCAAGCTGGTGGCAATCTTCAATCGTGACGACGCAACGGAAGAGGCCATCATCGCGGCTTCGGCCAAGGGACACGGACATACAAGGGAACTCGCATCATGA
- a CDS encoding DUF2291 family protein: MMRIKGALLMAMLAAAALPGCKIVKTQTAAEKAAEAAKTGFNPGDRVEAIWQSKALPSIEKRAGDFRQLMALIAANPDDAGAKFGHREKEGNAPWTYVVKFEGKISAAETTSRAATIDVDIDGDGKADLKVQIGPAIRGTALRDSLDIVNFNEFKNQIEWAQFGKSFNEKVNATVLSALPRDALPGKTVKVTGAFPLPTSGQLPLVTPATLAIGQ; the protein is encoded by the coding sequence ATGATGAGGATCAAGGGCGCGTTGCTGATGGCAATGCTGGCTGCGGCAGCCTTGCCGGGCTGCAAGATCGTCAAGACGCAGACAGCCGCTGAAAAAGCTGCCGAAGCTGCGAAGACCGGCTTCAATCCTGGCGACAGGGTCGAGGCGATCTGGCAGAGCAAGGCCCTGCCCTCCATCGAAAAGCGGGCCGGCGACTTCAGGCAGTTGATGGCACTTATTGCCGCCAACCCGGACGACGCCGGTGCAAAGTTCGGTCACCGCGAAAAGGAAGGCAATGCGCCCTGGACCTACGTGGTCAAGTTCGAAGGTAAGATCAGCGCGGCCGAAACCACATCCCGGGCAGCCACGATCGATGTCGACATCGATGGCGACGGCAAGGCGGATCTCAAGGTGCAGATCGGCCCGGCCATCCGCGGCACCGCGCTGCGAGACAGTCTCGACATCGTTAATTTCAACGAGTTCAAGAACCAGATCGAATGGGCGCAGTTCGGCAAGTCGTTCAATGAAAAGGTCAATGCTACCGTTCTCTCGGCGCTGCCGCGCGACGCGCTACCCGGCAAAACCGTGAAGGTCACCGGCGCCTTCCCGCTGCCGACATCTGGCCAGCTACCGCTGGTGACACCCGCAACACTTGCTATCGGCCAATAG